aagaaaaggaggacgtggacgtggtaagaaaaactatagaagtggaggttctagaagtgaccacactaaaagggataataatagatatacaccgtaccaccagaagtggttcaactcagagaagggcaaaggtcctcaaaacaaatttttaaaaaaagatgaagatggatgccataaaTGTGGTATGaatggacattgggctcgtacctgtcgtacagccaagcacttggttgacttataccaatcttctataaaagaaaaaacaaagaaatttgaaacaaattttgctgaaccatcatatgcttcaaattctataaatggagaagatattacaagtcttgatatttctgatttctttgaggattctagtggtagaattgatcatgaaagtgttcatgtttaattaatgtatttcatttatcttattataaaatatttttatattctgcaatgttttgtaataatgaaagttttatacttgttataaattattgatgatatgatttatctgagaatggaaatggagcatccctgaaggatcgccctaaatcaataattttattgagtatctcatatgagtgatacttgtaccaaaaactcattatgatttatgcacctgaagttgcataattgaaattgtgaaaagaatatatatttgaatgaacgtctcgaatgtgctcctgaagtagcaatatcgagtatgctcctgaagtagtaatatgaaatacaaacgttcacaatatattctaaatttgtgtcaggtatttcagtgactgagtaaaataatgagtttttgataagaatcattaatcacgtcttactagatctatatcattccctgaagtgaatgataatgaatttatatcattctattccctgaagtaaaaagaatgatgcgtttcattcaaagaaactaagagattggacgtgataatgaatatctttttgggccagaagctcgtattggaaaagctgtaagctttctctttgagatgatattatacaaattattgaatcaaatattatgatgcatcaaaagatgatatgattcaaaatatttgtatcttttcatggttatcttgatcatccaaaatcaattatgataagtcgaatgattttcatatggacgtccataaaagaaccagaagattcttttactataaagtcctaccaccagaagtgaaaagaaaaatttgcttgaagcaaataagatgaaattattcaacgttatcttgattatcatatgtgaaccagaagttcagatgataattaaattttggatgcaataagataaaaatgtctcatattctaactgctaaaatcccagcgaggattgaaatccctgtaggacaattaagaaattcagcagtctaaaaacatgtataaaggcatgtgagacttatcgatacaaaagatagagtatctcaaaagagaaaggcacaaataatttggtgctcctgaagaggccatacccacaaaacaagcaataaagtctatccaaattctttgtataaaattctcctatataaactcttgaaaagtgcctcctgaagaggtttttcatgaaaatgtcttcccttgaagagggacaggtacctgaaaataacgagatctcgaataatggagaaattatggatagaaataaaatcgttgtcgacaacgtatttccatatgagatggcaattgacattaccagaaataatggagaaagtgaatcaagaaccgtcgaagaagaccgacgtaaaatattggccaatatttgaaagaaacaattcctgcagaattgattcactagtaaaatatgatgcatcgggacttatagtccaaacacctaaagaggtgatgcttgttgaatgtcagtgggtatttatggaaaggaaataaaaatgtgatatataaatcacgagtcagtttctcaattcctgcagaattgatatcactaagtaaaatgtgataaatatggacttgaagtccaaatacaaatgaaacaatattgatatgattttaaagtggttaaatcatattaagatttttattagcttgaaagttatcgagagtttggatatgcatgattaactgcatatttatatggattattggatcatgatatatatatgaaaatccctgaaggataggaaatgtctgaagcttctaatatgaatacatctggaaatatgtattctatcaagtttcaaagatctttatataatctaaagcaatccaaatgcaaatgaaaacaagctattattgcagtttatatatatgatttaaatgtcattgaggctccagaagagctcataaaaactgcacatatttaaaatataaatctgaaacccttgcggcttcaaggggaagatggatgatgttattagtcatgaaataccatcttttaatacaattagtatttcagattcatattatgggtttgatatgaaatgtgcattattaaagaagaaataaagcacacagaacatttaccaaaagatagaaacacaaatatgaatatttgtgaaatattattttattatcttgaaacaagaattacagaaatttaaggcactttgcctcattcttcaaatgctcttgttcttcaagaatctgcatggcatccctatctaaagcggtgggcaatcgaaaagaagacttaagcaaagattttaaattcttattctcttgctttattgattctatcttcatgttggactccagaagaagtcgctgaagtatagcaatattctcatggagatcgtcaactccacaagttctggattgcagtcgctgagaaaatgcgacaatggatgatgagtatcgggtaacgagactcacaagctcatagatagcttcattatctgctCTACaggtcagatcattatattgcatgatagcacctgtggtagaggcaggaacaactgatgaacgaggtgcagagtacctcatatattggctatgagaagatcgctgagccattgcagagtaaaaatgcagaaagagattgcagagtaaaaatgcagtatgattacagaaaagtgaagaagatgagatgtgaatgaaaatgagctgaatatctcttttatagagaaaattatgatacaacatctctcgtgaagcaagataaaagagacgaaatatagcttcatagctctgcggcgcttGACAGCACGTCTGACAGCTGCgatgcctgacagcacgcctgacacctacagaggagttgaaaatccgcggtgcttgtctgatcttaaaaggctggccaccgtttttattaaaaaatgaggttagcggtttaatgttgatgaattctccactaactgtgttatttacaagaactccagaagagtacaactccagaagagtagtgatgagcagaaagatccagttgtgattattttatcaacatggatcaagtccacagttagttggatgtacagatgcgagttatctttcagatacacacaagaagatcattgcaattcatgagaagaaagttgaaattgatatcaagaaggtacggtcaagtgataatctggcagatttattcacaaaagcattaccaactgcaacatttaagaagattgtacagaacattggaatgcggagacttgaagaccttttatcatgcacttttcagggggagtaacgtcttgaagacttatgctgattgtactctttttccttcgctaaggttttatctcactgggttttccttcgcaaggttttaatgaggcaatcttaaagcattttatggtacacatgaatattgtactctttttccttcgccattggtttttttcccacagggtttttccttggcaaggttttaacgaggcatattcattatatgtggtcatccaaagggggagtgttgtaaaataacattgtaaaattgtatgaccaccttgagttagaagtcaaatgcacagtgcatagtgccagcatagtactgcatagtaactggcatagttccctttgtacgcctatatatattgttgaattctttaagaaattcataagtttcataacttctctgagttctatctctctctctctctcctttcgatagttttataataaaattaacttttaataataaatttttttttttaaatgattatacgatatttataattttataattatacgtattacttttttttctcagacaaacaaaaaaacaaagcaacacACATTGGGCCCAGGTTGTATTGTTGAGATCCAATCCGGAGGGGAGATCCATGTTGAATGTCGAAAAATAGGTCCCGTCCGAAGAAGTAAATAATGGATACTgttgatttctttttattatcaaTCTCTTATAAAACAACAAATGTATTTTCGTAGTATGGATTATATAATACTcttcatataatttaaaatttaataaatatacacAAATTTTAATTGATATCACATGTTACAACCAGATGAAAGTATCTAATAAttagttaatttatattttgaaagataaaataCAATATCAATCTATATGTCTAGTAGCTAAATGTGGAATCCCctctttttataagaaatacaTAACGTTTATATATCTGATAACTATATTtagcattaatatatataaatgtatatatttataaatagtttcACATAATACATGCAGAGGGTGGGGCAAATGGATTTCTTGAAAGGGTTGAATGGTAGAGTTGATGGGGCTATGAATGAAAATATGGTAAGAGAGTTTAGTACAGATGAAGTATATTTGGCCCTTAATAAAATGAACCCAAAAAATACTCTAGGGCATGATGGAATGAccaattttttatcaaaaattctGGTGGGAAAGAGGTGACAAATGCTATTTTTAAGGCTCTTAATCACGGTCAGTTTCCACAGGAGATAAATCACACTTTCATAACCTTGATCCCAAAGAAAAAGTAGCCAGAGTTGATATCTAATTTTAGGCCAATTAGCTTGTCTAGTGTTATCTATAAATTGATTTCAAAAGTCTTAGCCAATAGTCGGTTAGGTTTAGGGTATGGGATGagttttaaaattctcataGCATCTCGtttcatcattacaacatttctaaatttccatacaaaatataataaataatttaactttttcaaatttcaaaaaaataataatattaaaatataatgttttaaactttcatctaaaaaaaaatctcatctcactctccaaacctaaaataaAGAAGTGATGCCAATCATTATTTCAAACTCACAAAGTGCTTTTGTACTTGGAATGCTTATTGTTATCTGGTGGCATATGAGTTGGTGTATTTCCTCATGCAGAAAAGGTAAGGAAAAAGAGTTTTATGTCTCTAAAGCTAGACATGAGTAAAATTTATGATATGTGGAATGGGGGTTTCTAGAAGCTGTTATGCAGAAAATGAGTTTTGGTGACAAATGGATCAAACTTGTGATGTTTTGTGcaaaaaatttatctctttCTCTATACATGTTAATAGGGTGCCTAAAAGTCCTTTATTTCCATCTCGAGGtttgaggcaaggggatccaaTATCCCCTTACCTGTTTCTATTGTGCGTTGAGGGCCTATTAACTTTACTACAGCAGGCTGAGAGATCTAATCAGATTGAAAGCATACAACTATGCAAAGGGGCACCTAAGCTTAATCACCTTTTGTTTGTAGATGACAATGTGGTCTTTTACATgaaaacattacaaatattcaGCATCTACTTAACATATATGAGAAAACATTGGGTCAAATGGTGAACAAGGAGAAGACCTTAATGGTATTTAGCAAAAATGTCCAAAGAAGTCAACAAGCAGAAATAATGGCTTTCTGGGGTGTCCAACATTACCATCAGTATGAAAAATACCTTGGTCTAGGAAAAGTTATTACCATAGGGAGGCAAAGAAATATTGATTAAGGATATAGCATTGGCAATCTCAACTTATACAATGAGTTGCTTAAAAATCTCAAGTACTCTTTGTTGTGAGTTAAAGAACATGATGGCCAATTTCTAGTAGggtcaaaagaaagaagagagtaAAACCAGATGGGttaattggaagaaaatgtgtGAGGCTAAAACACAGGGAGGGATGAGATTCAAGGATTTACAACTCTTCAATCAAGCACTTCTTGCAAAGCAGACCTGGAGGATTATGACAGAGGAGACTACACTGATGCACAAACTTTTTAAGGCCAAGTATTTTCTAGCTACAAGTTTCCATGAGTCAAAGTTGGGATATGGTCCATCTTATGTATGGAGAGGAATATGGGAAGTAAGGAAACTCTTGCTAAATGGATGCAGATGGAGAGTTAGGGATGGAAAATCCATTAATGTTTGGACAGATTATTGGTTGCCTGTGCATAAGCTGATATCAAGTCCCTCACATAGGCATGATCATGATTCCCTAAAAGTATCTACccttattgatgaagaaactaGATGGTGGAATGTGGAAAATGTTAGAAGATTACTACCCACTCCATAACAAAAGAGGTATTCGTAGGCCTAACtgtaatagcccgctagaaattcaattgtgaaatttctattaactttaggaacctcgtgaagactccataagttttcacgaatccattaatcgtataggtttttgtctaactacatagttagtgttattatttactatggtatcagaagtgtgtttttgattattggagatagttagaagtgtcaaaatgtattatggtttgtgccattagactcggaggattatttaagatcttatggcgcaataacattttttcatattttcggacaaaacgtctgttcaaaactgtagatattattggataaaaatatcttaatctaatttcatggatattattggataaaaatatcttgaattgatttttgtagatattattaggtaagagagtcctacactccactctcactccgggtaagaaagtcctacacttaactctcactccagcctcatctcttccatatctcctccataagtatctccagccacctctccccacgaaattattttcatttatactttccattaaaagaatatcaaacactctctctcggacagcttttaggagttcttttgcatgcccatttcgaagcttttgtaagtgttttatcataaaatctccttcatataagttgttccttttttagtctagtttacgtagatatcttatttgtcccatttgaaaatcatttggtcagtaaaatattatataaactataaaaatgtcattttggaagataaactggagaatatgttatagtttggagtttttgaccaaactaatggatagatattggtccgaaatttttatggagtattgttaacatgtatatatgactattggttgaggatttttgcatgattaaaggttttgatgaaatattttcttagatttagaaacttagaaactggaagaggaaaaacagtttctgttttgagaaagtttaactctttggtgatctaaacctattctaatgactttgataattttattggaggatcctaagcatcttatatacatgttatattattattttgaagatatttgatgttagtttcaaagatatgaaattttatgcaaaaagatattcaaataagccaaagtgtggatgttcttggttaaatttatgttttggttaatttttaaccatgtgatcttgaattagaagcttatatatgttttaggacatctttttaaaccatgtgatgatttggtttaaagatcacatatttataagtcatagatcaaaaggttgatcaaaacaagttggaaacaaaaatcaatggaaatagcatatgagaatttcggccctatggagttttaatagttgtgattagttttaaattcttctaaattgatatttgagttgatgataaaatttacatgaggcatgtaaattttggtgacttttagagttagtatgcaaaatccttaaattatgggtaaaacggtcatttttctacatgtagagagtaaaattgaaattttactctttaagttagtattttccatatttcaagttattagtaatttagtgctaacttttagaatcactaattacagttcttcGTGATCgtgcttgaggttttataagaaacgcggagatcgagataagttagcttttaacttaagtaaaggaactacagtgtatgtatgtatattataatatatgtcatgccatgccaagtcatcacataattttttgttatacagaatttattctgtcatcagtttttatctgttacataatatattctgtcatgtattgctgtacattacaagtacatcatgctaagtatgccatctattacatgtatgtcaagtcatgtaatattcactgttgcaagtatgtcatgttaaatatgttgtctattatatgttatgccatgttacgaaatatttctatctcaagttggtcatgtatttcaagttatgttcaagtcacgttatgttacgtcaggacttcagtcctttcgtattccagtcacgtttcatcttgattactcatgtatggggtcacagcaattgtgatgcatacactacgtgagacacagcaattgtgacacgtagatagggccacaacaactgtggagtatgtatttaagcagttaaagaataagtttccgtagaatacatggggccacaacaactatggagtatgtatttacacgtagaatacatggggtcagaacaactgtggagtatatatttttcatgttaagtcaagtttgtgtagaatacatggggccacaacaactgtggagtatgtatttacatgtagaatacatggggccacaacaactgtggagtatgtatttacacgtagaatacatggagccacaacaactgtggagtatgtatttttcatgttaaatcaagtttcagaacaagttcatgataagtcaagtttcatatcacgttcatgttaagtcaagtttcagaacaagttcatgataagttaagcttcatattatgttcatgtcaattcaagtttcagagcaagttcatgctaagttaagtttcagattaagttcatgtcaagtcaagttcagttcatgtttcaatttaagttatgtcaattatgttatgttgtacgccaagttatgctttaattacttatgaatttgattatgcatttatgtttttactgtcatccatgcatcattagcttgtgtgaaagttttttgttaacttactgagatttgtaatcaaatatcactttggtagtcccaactactattccccccgaatggtagatcttgttacaggacctgaaggagaatcaggagctgatcaactagacatagttgactaagcgacggtgcgacgtcaatgtttatatagtagttaacgtaaattactacttgtacgatgaagttgcatctatagtactttttggatcataaccattttggactagtgttgtgatctgtttaatggatctttatgtatgaagtatgttttaagcatttgagatattttcaatttggtgcataatattgctaaagaaaaaaattatccgctgcgaatattgcataatgttagatgcatgttaagaacattgcatcttatatgtcatgaacgggggcaggtaatcttgtgttgcatgtctcgacgcttcaaatgtccgtccaatcccaaacggaattttgGGTCGTCACACTAACTATATCATTTGGGAGTATGAGAAGTCTGGGACTTTCAATGTAAAGAGTGTCTATGATCTCTTTTAGAAGCAGTCTAAGCAAGAAGCAAAGGGTTCAAATATAGAAGATCAGAGGAAGCTATGGAGGAAACTCTGGCGAATGAAAGTGCATAATAGAGTCAAAACTTTTGCATGGAGAGCCTGCAGAAATGGGCTTCCAAGTAGAAGAAATACACTAAGGTGGATTTGATGCATATTGCTATGAAGGTGATAAATAGAGGTAAACAAGGAGATCTTGACTTGTTTTTTCTTATAACTTGGAGCATGTGGCATAGAAGAAAccaaaagattttttaagataAGATCTTGACAACAGACCAAGTAATTGAGAATGCTTTGATATTGGCTAAAGACTACAAAGAGGCTAGTGATCAGAAACAAACCAGAAAGCTAATAAGTTGTAGTTGGTAGGCTCCTCCTCAAGGTACACTGAAGTTGAATGTAGATAGGGCCATTTTTAAGGATCATAATAGAGCAGGTGTGTGTTATGCTAAGAAATGAATCCTGTGAAATAATCATGGCTGAaagtaagaaagaaaatggagtGAATGACTCCATGGAAGTTGAACTTCTTGCTATTTTGAAAGGATTACAAATATGTATTCTCATAGGTATTTatgaattaattattgaaagtgaTTCATTGTTTATAGTAAATGAATTGCTTGAGATAGTTGAGTCAAGGTCTTTGAGGGGAAATATTGTTTATGATGCAAGGATTATGATGAAGATGCTCCCAAGATGTTCCATCCAATATAAACGTCAATTGGCTAATAAAATAGCTCACACATTGACAAAATCTACCTTATATTTAGATGATTTGGTAATTTGATGGAGATAATTTTTAGAGTGTATTTCattgattatttgatttgaatccTTGACGTAATTGTGGTtgttaatgaataaaatattatcttccTATAAAAAAATTCGTGGggagattattaaaaaaaaaaaaagaagttcgGAGTCTACAGACGTAAATAGTACGGTAATAAACGACAACTTCCTTCGTGCCGTTTAGAATAATATGTAAACGGCAAAAGGCACGAAAGCTGGTGTAGTTTTATAACATGTGCATCGGTGCGTGGAAATCTCCCTTATCTATTAGCCCCCCATCCGGTTAGCGCAGACACAGTATCCCAGACTCCAAGACGCAACCCCTTCCGGGTTCCAAAACGGAGCTCAACCTCAGTGCCAATGGCGTCCTCCGCCCTCACTTCCACGCTCATCCCTCCTCAATGTCCCTCCAATCCTCCATTTTTACAATCTCCTCTTGGCCAATTTCCATGTCCTCCCGCCGTCTCATTCTCCCACAGCGTCGGCCTCAGGGCCTGCCCTTCCATCAAACCCAAATCACCTTTCTTTTGCCGGATCAGAAGAGACGTCGGTTTCTGTGTCAAGGCCCAAACCTTGGACTTTTCTGGTTCGTTCTTCGAAGGCGGGTTCGGGTCCGATGAAGACCCGCCATCCCCGCCAGGTCCGGTGATTACGGATGTCGAGGAAAAGGAGGCGCCTCAGTGCCCACCGGGCCTCCGTCAATACGAGACCATGGTGGTCCTCAGGCCCGACATGTCCGAGGATGAAAGACTCGCACTCACCCAGAAGTACGAGGAggtaaacaaaaaaagaagcgttttttttaattgttatcgCATTACATTAATTTGCACACTTACAAGCAAATTAATTCTTGTAAATATTTTGGTGGAAActtataaattactaaaattaatTCTTGTAAATATTTTAGTAGAAACTTATAAACTACTGGAACATTGCTCATTGGTGCGATTACTTATGCTGATAAGAAAGACTGGCTTTCTGTATAATTTTCGAGTTAACATATGCTAACGTTGTTTGCTTCTCTTCGATGGAAATTTTATTCTCACAGAATATATCCTAATTTTTCGCCTAATTCTTCTTCCGATGATCGATGCAACCTCTGATAAAAAAGATATATGCTAACATTGTTAAGATTGTGAGAAATATGGTTTGAACATTCTGTTGGTCTACCATGGATGAAGTTAAGGTTTAACATTTCTAGGATGTCTGGGTAAACCAACCAAACCGAGGTTTAACATTCATCCTCTATTCAGACCATGATTTTTAAAAACCAGCAAGACTTTTTTCCAAAGTGAAATGGAAGAATGATGCTTGAGGACCTGGGAAAGGTAAGTTCTTGGGCAAAATATGGCcatggattttaatttttaaatgtcTTGAAGAAGCATAACGAGGTCTTACTAGAGCTGCTTCTTATGaattcttcaatttcttcttacATTTGGGATTCTGGGTAAGCACCATCTAATTTGATAATTGTGCCGAGTTTTCCAGTTGCTTGTTGCTGGGGGTGGCATGTATGTGGAGGTATTCAACAGAGGGGTCATTCCACTGGCCTATAGCATTCAGAAGAAAAACAAAGCTGGGGAGACTAATACTTACTTGGATGGTATCTATCTTCTCTTCACCTACTTCACAAAACCCGAGTCCCTGGCAATTCTTGAGCAGACACTAAAACGAGATGATGAAGTTATCCGATCAATGAGTTTCAAGATAAGGAAGAGGAAATTggtttaatttgaattgtttgttTTGGATTTCAGAGGAAGATTGTTAGGAAAGAAAAACTTGTATGCACGATGTAATCTCATTGGCCATGCATCTCACCTTCTGTTCCTTCTCCTTGAGATTTTTAATTTCTGTAATATAGTTGGATTAATGGCAATAGAAAATCTATGCAGGTGCTAGAAGCTGTGGATGTGCAATACATGATCATATATTTGGAAATTTTACATCCATCTGCTTTGCTTCTCTgttatcctcggaatggattcttaggtcCTCAGGATGGATTCTCAGTGGGTTTagcttttctcttttgtttttggttaaataaaaatttatttggaaATCCGCTTACTCACACACTATAGTACTATTCACATAATTGACGTGGATAACTGAGGATAACAATTGAGGCCAGCTTGTGAGCAGCATAACGCTTTAAATATATTTGGAATGCACTATTTTCACTGTTACATAGTCATCTAAAGTAGTGTTCTTTGGCCTCTATGAACTGGTTCTCATTAAATCTCCCTTCATTGTTCGGTTGTGTCAATTTCGAACCATTCATATAAGTTAATTACAAGGCTCTTGTACTAAAGTTGGAACATCTCTTACAGTGCttctaaaagagaaaaatgccATGCAAAATTATTGAAACACGAGAGAAAAAAGGGGAAATTCACGGGCACCTAGGATTTCTTCCATAATTTTCCCGTGATTGAATCAAGACTCAATGTTATTGCTCTTTCCATTCTTTGATTAATGTATTGTTCTGTTTGTAACCCAGCATACGCAAACCTCGGAGTCTTTCTGGCATGAGATCGGCCAATTGCGTTATACCCTTTCAcccatattttattgatatttctTTTTGGGTAATCCCATGATCCGCATATCTT
This Carya illinoinensis cultivar Pawnee chromosome 11, C.illinoinensisPawnee_v1, whole genome shotgun sequence DNA region includes the following protein-coding sequences:
- the LOC122281970 gene encoding 30S ribosomal protein S6 alpha, chloroplastic, translating into MASSALTSTLIPPQCPSNPPFLQSPLGQFPCPPAVSFSHSVGLRACPSIKPKSPFFCRIRRDVGFCVKAQTLDFSGSFFEGGFGSDEDPPSPPGPVITDVEEKEAPQCPPGLRQYETMVVLRPDMSEDERLALTQKYEELLVAGGGMYVEVFNRGVIPLAYSIQKKNKAGETNTYLDGIYLLFTYFTKPESLAILEQTLKRDDEVIRSMSFKIRKRKLV